Proteins encoded in a region of the Niveispirillum cyanobacteriorum genome:
- a CDS encoding sigma-54-dependent transcriptional regulator: MMRCEVRLGEVTVAALQARGLDAHAVDNVAAALSFLNMNPVRLVLTDLRMPGLGGRDLLASLQAARPEMPVVIMTAYASVRDAVALIREGDFDYIAKPSEIEDVVATIGRALKLRETEEDNRRLRQELREKFDFGRLLGTSEPFQRVLKHITDVCDSPATVLFHGEGGTGKQMIDRAIHDNSRRRDEPFIDVNCATIPENLMESELFGHVRGTFTGAIATREGRFALAHGGTLFLDEIGDMPLALQAKVLRAIQEQSFELVGGTRTVTVDVRFIAATHRDLRQEAAKGNFREDLYYRLNVFPITVPALREREADIEALSAHFLARYAASIGKRLTGFSRAALTAMSAYPWPGNIRELQNCIERAVIVAQATTVDFGDLPPYLFEGRPKLAPEQGFVGNLDEELERIERDIVTQALRDCGGIQARAAEGLGITERSLWHRVKKLGIRITRGAE, from the coding sequence ATGATGAGGTGTGAGGTGCGGTTGGGCGAAGTGACAGTGGCGGCGCTGCAAGCCCGCGGTCTGGATGCCCATGCCGTGGATAATGTTGCGGCGGCGTTGAGCTTTTTGAACATGAACCCTGTGCGGCTGGTACTGACCGACCTGCGCATGCCGGGACTGGGCGGGCGCGACCTGCTGGCGAGCCTGCAGGCGGCACGGCCGGAGATGCCGGTGGTGATCATGACGGCCTATGCGTCCGTGCGAGATGCCGTCGCCCTGATCCGGGAAGGTGACTTTGATTATATCGCCAAGCCGTCCGAGATTGAGGATGTGGTCGCCACCATCGGTCGGGCGTTGAAGCTGCGCGAGACGGAGGAGGATAACCGTCGCCTGCGTCAGGAACTGCGCGAAAAGTTCGATTTTGGCCGGCTGCTTGGGACTAGTGAGCCCTTCCAGAGGGTGCTGAAACACATTACCGATGTCTGTGATAGCCCCGCGACGGTGCTGTTCCACGGCGAAGGCGGGACCGGCAAGCAGATGATCGACCGTGCCATCCACGACAATAGCCGCCGCCGCGATGAGCCCTTTATTGACGTCAATTGCGCCACGATTCCCGAGAATCTCATGGAAAGTGAGCTGTTCGGCCATGTGAGGGGCACCTTTACCGGGGCCATCGCCACACGCGAGGGGCGGTTCGCGCTGGCCCATGGGGGCACCCTGTTCCTGGATGAGATCGGGGACATGCCGCTTGCTCTGCAAGCCAAGGTACTGCGTGCCATCCAGGAACAGAGCTTTGAACTGGTGGGCGGTACGCGGACAGTGACCGTGGATGTGCGCTTCATCGCGGCCACCCACCGCGACCTGCGCCAGGAAGCGGCGAAGGGCAATTTCCGCGAGGATCTTTATTACCGGCTCAACGTCTTCCCCATCACGGTGCCGGCCCTGCGTGAGCGCGAGGCGGATATCGAGGCGCTGTCGGCCCATTTCCTTGCCCGTTATGCAGCCTCCATAGGGAAGCGTCTGACAGGATTTTCCCGGGCGGCGCTGACGGCCATGTCAGCCTATCCCTGGCCCGGCAATATCCGTGAATTGCAGAACTGTATCGAACGTGCCGTCATCGTGGCGCAAGCAACGACGGTGGATTTCGGCGATCTGCCGCCATACCTGTTCGAGGGGCGCCCCAAGCTGGCCCCCGAACAGGGCTTCGTCGGCAATCTTGACGAGGAATTGGAGCGCATTGAACGGGACATCGTGACCCAGGCGCTACGTGACTGCGGTGGTATCCAGGCGCGGGCTGCTGAAGGCCTGGGGATTACCGAACGCAGCCTCTGGCACCGGGTCAAGAAGCTGGGCATCCGCATTACACGGGGTGCTGAGTAA
- a CDS encoding LysR family transcriptional regulator → MISTEDLTFFAMIAASPSLAEAARRLNVTAPAVTQRLRALELRVGVNLVDRTSRGLNLTDEGELLASEGRAIIEAMDNLSERLARRTTQVRGHLRIAAPHGFGRRYVAPIVRVFAQRHPSATVTLELSDSPIRQMSESWDIVVHIGTLPESDRLVTTLAPNRRLLCAAPDYLANHPPIERPEDLGLHRCLALRENNEDVTLWRFTHPTLGGATVRINPTMSTNDGEVIRDWALSGAGIIVRSEWDVARDLATKKLHRVLPQWSLPPADVVALVHARRGRSSRANVFLQLLREALASPPWLPPPHTPDGEPTMEMTRT, encoded by the coding sequence ATGATCTCCACCGAGGATCTGACCTTCTTCGCCATGATCGCCGCCTCCCCATCTTTGGCGGAGGCAGCGCGGCGGTTGAATGTCACCGCACCTGCGGTGACCCAGCGGCTGCGCGCCCTGGAACTGCGCGTCGGGGTCAATCTGGTCGACCGCACCTCGCGCGGACTGAACCTCACCGACGAGGGCGAGTTGCTTGCGTCGGAGGGGCGGGCAATCATCGAGGCGATGGATAATCTTTCCGAACGCCTCGCCCGGCGAACGACGCAGGTCCGGGGGCATTTGCGGATTGCGGCCCCCCACGGCTTTGGTCGGCGATATGTCGCCCCCATCGTGCGGGTGTTCGCACAGCGGCACCCTTCCGCCACCGTCACACTCGAATTATCGGACAGCCCGATACGGCAGATGTCGGAAAGCTGGGATATCGTGGTCCATATCGGCACCTTGCCGGAAAGTGACCGGCTGGTGACAACCCTGGCCCCCAATCGCCGCTTGCTGTGTGCGGCACCGGACTATCTGGCGAACCACCCGCCGATTGAAAGGCCGGAGGATCTTGGACTGCACCGCTGTCTGGCCCTGCGGGAAAACAATGAAGATGTCACGCTGTGGCGATTTACGCACCCGACGCTGGGCGGTGCGACGGTACGGATAAACCCAACCATGTCGACCAATGATGGCGAGGTCATTCGTGACTGGGCTCTTTCAGGGGCTGGCATCATCGTGAGAAGCGAATGGGACGTGGCCAGGGACCTTGCTACGAAAAAGCTGCACCGGGTTCTCCCCCAATGGTCCCTGCCCCCCGCCGACGTGGTCGCCCTGGTGCATGCCCGCCGGGGCCGCAGCAGTCGCGCCAACGTCTTCCTTCAATTGCTTCGGGAGGCATTGGCCTCCCCTCCCTGGCTGCCCCCCCCGCACACTCCCGACGGCGAACCAACTATGGAAATGACGCGCACTTAA
- a CDS encoding DUF1624 domain-containing protein, whose protein sequence is MGTIAMAASGRQPLGVTGAVVKSAGSRLRSIDALRGFVMVVMLLDHVRETWFLHVDITDPVDARTIMPALFFARLAASLCAPIFVALTGLGVFLYARNHTAQETTSYLLKRGLLLMAIEVFFLSPLYWGIAQPTLWLQVIWCIGVCMIVLAGLFRLPLVTLIVLGLVIVAGHNLLDPIRLSPDAPLHWLWALLHQRDLLVLPFGLVAKTSYPVLAWIGVILLGFGIGPWFLPHVSAQVRQRRLLLLGVGMIALFVGLRSLNIYGDKPWFVVDGDPARTMMSFMSLTKYPPSLDFLLFTLGVGSVLLAFFERIRDAGVTSALSVFGGAPMFFYIFHLAMLRVLYHTALAIWGPNHGILFGFDNYGWVFAWYLGLIIPFYIPTAWFSRLKARRKDIAWLKYF, encoded by the coding sequence ATGGGCACGATCGCTATGGCCGCTTCCGGACGACAGCCACTCGGCGTGACTGGAGCTGTTGTTAAATCGGCGGGGTCACGTCTGCGCAGCATTGATGCGCTGCGTGGCTTTGTCATGGTTGTGATGCTGCTGGACCATGTCCGGGAGACGTGGTTCCTGCATGTCGACATTACTGATCCGGTGGATGCAAGGACCATCATGCCGGCCCTGTTCTTCGCCCGGCTGGCCGCCAGCCTGTGCGCGCCGATCTTTGTGGCGCTGACGGGTCTGGGCGTCTTTCTCTATGCACGCAACCACACGGCCCAGGAAACGACCTCGTACCTGCTGAAGCGCGGCCTGCTGCTGATGGCGATTGAAGTGTTCTTCCTGTCGCCACTTTACTGGGGCATTGCGCAGCCGACACTATGGCTGCAGGTTATCTGGTGCATCGGGGTGTGCATGATCGTGCTGGCCGGTCTGTTCCGACTGCCGCTTGTCACGCTGATCGTGCTGGGGCTGGTGATCGTCGCGGGCCATAATCTGCTTGATCCCATCCGTCTTTCCCCGGATGCGCCGCTTCATTGGCTCTGGGCCCTGCTACATCAGCGCGACCTTCTTGTCCTGCCATTCGGGCTTGTGGCCAAGACCAGCTATCCTGTGCTGGCCTGGATCGGTGTGATCCTGCTTGGTTTCGGGATCGGGCCCTGGTTCCTGCCACATGTGTCGGCCCAGGTGCGTCAGCGCCGGCTGTTGCTGCTGGGTGTGGGCATGATCGCCCTGTTCGTTGGCCTGCGGTCGCTCAACATCTATGGCGACAAGCCGTGGTTTGTCGTTGATGGTGATCCGGCCCGGACGATGATGAGCTTCATGTCGCTCACCAAGTACCCGCCATCGCTGGATTTCCTGCTGTTTACCCTGGGCGTCGGATCGGTGCTCCTGGCCTTTTTTGAGCGTATCCGCGATGCCGGTGTCACCAGCGCGCTGTCGGTGTTCGGTGGTGCCCCGATGTTCTTCTACATCTTCCACCTAGCCATGCTGCGCGTGCTGTACCACACGGCCCTGGCCATCTGGGGACCAAACCATGGGATTTTGTTCGGGTTTGATAATTATGGCTGGGTGTTCGCCTGGTATCTGGGGCTGATCATCCCGTTCTACATTCCGACGGCCTGGTTCTCGCGGTTGAAGGCGCGGCGCAAGGATATCGCCTGGCTTAAATATTTCTGA
- a CDS encoding alanine racemase — MTNPDTAAATVRLADLETPCLILDADRMDRNIARLRRRLVSMGVSLRPHLKTAKSADVARRVMTSAAGPATVSTLKEAAYFAAAGVKDMIYAVGIAPDKLAKVQRLRQDGVDIAVVLDTVEQAEAVAAASRAAGHAIPALIEIDCDGHRSGVLPNDAHRLLTIGRALVQGGELRGVLTHAGASYGARTEQALVDAASQERCAVVQAAQILRDAGLPCPVVSLGSTPTAHFATDLSGVTEVRAGVFVFFDLVMMGIGVCKVDDIALSVLATVIGHQREKGWVLVDAGWMAMSQDRGTSKQPVSQGYGLVCDISGKPYADIILADANQEHGIVTVRPGSGATLPDLKIGDRVRILPNHACATGALHAGYKVVRGTSDVVEASWPRFGGW; from the coding sequence ATGACCAATCCTGACACGGCCGCGGCGACGGTGCGGTTGGCGGACCTTGAAACGCCTTGTCTGATCCTGGACGCCGACCGCATGGACCGCAACATTGCCCGCCTCCGGCGGCGGCTTGTATCCATGGGGGTTTCGCTGCGCCCGCATCTGAAGACCGCGAAGTCTGCCGATGTGGCGCGCCGGGTGATGACGAGCGCGGCAGGTCCTGCAACGGTCTCCACCTTGAAGGAGGCGGCATATTTCGCGGCAGCCGGCGTCAAGGACATGATCTACGCCGTCGGCATCGCGCCGGACAAGCTGGCGAAAGTGCAACGGCTTCGCCAGGACGGTGTCGATATTGCGGTCGTGCTGGACACTGTGGAACAGGCCGAAGCCGTGGCAGCGGCGTCACGGGCGGCGGGCCATGCCATTCCGGCATTGATTGAGATCGATTGCGACGGTCACCGGTCGGGCGTCCTTCCCAATGATGCCCATCGTCTGCTGACCATCGGGCGGGCGCTGGTGCAGGGCGGGGAGCTTCGCGGCGTGCTGACCCATGCCGGTGCCAGCTATGGTGCGCGCACCGAACAGGCCCTGGTCGATGCGGCATCACAGGAACGCTGCGCGGTGGTACAGGCGGCCCAGATACTGCGCGATGCCGGCCTGCCATGCCCGGTGGTGAGCCTGGGTTCCACGCCCACGGCCCATTTCGCCACCGATCTTTCCGGTGTTACGGAAGTGCGGGCCGGCGTGTTCGTCTTCTTCGATCTGGTGATGATGGGCATCGGTGTCTGCAAGGTCGATGATATCGCCCTGTCGGTCCTGGCCACCGTGATCGGGCATCAGCGGGAAAAGGGCTGGGTTCTTGTCGATGCCGGCTGGATGGCGATGTCGCAGGATCGCGGCACCTCCAAACAGCCGGTCAGCCAGGGCTATGGTCTGGTCTGTGACATCAGCGGCAAACCCTATGCCGATATCATTCTGGCCGATGCCAACCAGGAGCATGGGATCGTCACTGTCCGGCCCGGTTCCGGGGCGACCTTGCCCGATCTGAAGATCGGTGACCGCGTGCGTATCCTGCCCAACCATGCCTGCGCCACAGGGGCCCTGCATGCCGGCTACAAGGTTGTGCGCGGCACGTCGGATGTTGTCGAGGCCAGCTGGCCGCGTTTTGGAGGCTGGTAA
- a CDS encoding alpha/beta hydrolase → MRILVPTPLGKRLAFVEREPYGSKDARIRAAIVRAMHAGDSATAGLLSTPAHAIREMWCFKADLKPRWPSVRQPTLLVQSREDDIASLSNAFYLLRRLGGRVDMLVLDDSYHLVTVDRQRDLMATRVTDFLTTLVRERPAILVPARVANGD, encoded by the coding sequence GTGCGTATCCTGGTCCCTACGCCGCTGGGAAAGCGTCTGGCCTTTGTGGAACGCGAACCCTATGGCAGCAAGGATGCGCGTATCCGGGCCGCCATCGTCCGCGCCATGCATGCGGGCGATAGTGCCACTGCCGGCCTGCTGTCCACCCCAGCCCATGCCATCCGGGAGATGTGGTGCTTTAAGGCGGACCTGAAGCCACGCTGGCCATCGGTACGACAGCCGACCCTGCTGGTGCAGTCGCGTGAAGATGACATTGCCAGCCTGTCCAATGCCTTTTACTTGCTACGCCGGCTGGGCGGTCGGGTGGACATGCTGGTGCTGGATGACAGTTACCATCTGGTGACCGTGGACCGGCAGCGGGACCTGATGGCCACCCGCGTCACGGATTTCCTGACTACCCTGGTGCGCGAACGGCCAGCAATCCTGGTGCCCGCAAGGGTGGCCAATGGTGACTGA
- a CDS encoding NAD(P)/FAD-dependent oxidoreductase: MFPAVRSVASDETLPQSVDVVVIGGGIVGTASAYYLAKRGLSVALLEKGHVACEQSSRTWGWCRQQNRDPREMPLSLLSMSLWDGLAAEIGQDLGFRRTGLVYATDDAAMLAGWEAWGPTARAFGVETYMLTGAQAAQRIPETRRKWVGGLHSVADGKAEPAWAAPALAEGARVRGATIHQNCAVRGLDITNGRVTGVHTEQGSIRADAVLCAAGAWASTFLARHGVVFPQASVRQTALRTKPTHDVGDVVYCPDLAMTRRLDGSYTLAISGRATLELTAQGMRFAREFLPQFIKRLKAVQIGVGKSLFAGPESLPSWLGSDDRMFERQRVLDPAPNRRLVEAIMDNVKGTFPELAGIEIDHVWGAYVDCTPDAVPVASGIDAVGGLFLAAGCSGHGFGLGPGIGYLMAELISNETPSVDPTHFNLSRLVDGSTIKVGSL; the protein is encoded by the coding sequence ATGTTTCCCGCTGTTCGATCCGTTGCCAGTGACGAAACCCTGCCCCAGTCCGTCGATGTCGTGGTGATCGGCGGCGGCATTGTCGGCACTGCGTCGGCCTATTATCTGGCCAAGCGCGGCCTGTCCGTGGCCTTGCTGGAGAAGGGCCATGTCGCCTGTGAGCAGTCGAGCCGGACCTGGGGATGGTGCCGACAGCAGAACCGCGACCCGCGTGAAATGCCACTGTCGCTTCTGTCCATGTCGCTATGGGACGGGTTGGCGGCTGAAATCGGTCAGGATCTGGGCTTCCGGCGCACGGGTCTGGTCTATGCGACCGACGATGCCGCCATGCTGGCCGGATGGGAGGCCTGGGGGCCGACGGCGCGGGCGTTCGGTGTTGAAACCTACATGCTGACCGGGGCGCAGGCCGCACAGCGCATTCCCGAAACCCGCCGCAAATGGGTGGGCGGTTTGCACTCCGTCGCGGATGGGAAAGCCGAACCCGCCTGGGCAGCGCCGGCCCTGGCCGAAGGGGCGCGCGTGCGCGGCGCTACCATCCATCAGAACTGTGCCGTGCGCGGCCTGGACATCACCAACGGCCGTGTGACGGGCGTGCATACTGAACAGGGCAGCATCCGGGCGGATGCAGTCCTGTGTGCTGCCGGGGCCTGGGCCTCCACCTTCCTGGCCCGCCATGGCGTAGTGTTTCCCCAGGCCAGCGTGCGGCAAACGGCGTTGCGCACGAAGCCGACCCACGATGTCGGCGACGTCGTTTATTGCCCTGATCTGGCCATGACGCGGCGCCTGGATGGCAGTTACACCCTGGCGATCAGCGGGCGGGCGACGCTGGAACTGACGGCGCAGGGCATGCGGTTCGCGCGTGAATTCCTGCCGCAATTCATCAAGCGCCTGAAGGCCGTGCAGATCGGGGTTGGCAAATCCCTGTTCGCCGGGCCGGAATCCCTTCCATCCTGGCTGGGCAGCGATGACCGGATGTTCGAACGTCAGCGCGTGCTGGACCCGGCCCCCAACCGTCGGCTGGTTGAGGCCATCATGGACAATGTGAAGGGCACCTTTCCCGAACTGGCCGGGATTGAGATCGATCATGTCTGGGGTGCCTATGTTGATTGCACGCCGGACGCCGTGCCGGTTGCGTCCGGCATCGATGCGGTCGGAGGCCTGTTCCTGGCGGCCGGCTGTTCGGGGCATGGGTTCGGCCTTGGACCGGGCATCGGCTACCTGATGGCAGAACTGATCAGCAATGAAACACCATCCGTCGACCCGACGCATTTCAACCTGTCGCGGCTGGTTGACGGGTCGACCATCAAAGTCGGCTCGCTTTAG
- a CDS encoding RidA family protein — MSGIETILTDTAPAPAGHYVQAVRAGDTLYISGQLPIRADRQPLPDASFETQARQAVTNMLEILKAAGGTPAQLARVTAYIVGVANWPEFNRVYAEMLPDARPARTVVPVPELHYGFLVEVDAVAYLPTITTA; from the coding sequence ATGTCCGGTATTGAAACCATCCTGACCGATACCGCTCCAGCGCCTGCCGGCCATTATGTACAGGCGGTGCGAGCCGGCGATACACTCTATATCTCCGGACAATTGCCGATCCGGGCGGATCGCCAGCCGCTCCCCGATGCCAGCTTTGAGACGCAGGCCCGTCAGGCTGTGACCAACATGCTGGAAATCCTGAAGGCGGCGGGCGGAACGCCAGCGCAGCTGGCGCGCGTGACCGCCTATATCGTGGGCGTCGCCAACTGGCCGGAATTCAACCGCGTCTATGCGGAGATGCTACCCGATGCTCGCCCGGCGCGGACCGTGGTGCCGGTGCCCGAACTGCATTACGGATTTTTGGTGGAGGTTGACGCCGTCGCATATCTTCCCACGATTACAACGGCCTAA
- a CDS encoding aminotransferase class III-fold pyridoxal phosphate-dependent enzyme: protein MTERYWQPDRYRRSAALFDKARSIIPGGVNSTARTIWAGWDPHPLLISHGTGSRVTDVDGNEYIDYLLGLGPMLLGHRPPAVTHAVVDQIERCGTVFALPAAAETILAEKIRAAVPSLERVRLCNTATEAVLYSIRLARAFTGRSKIIRFEGMYHGFSDGIYWSKHPLGVIITTLSTGIQHTS, encoded by the coding sequence ATGACCGAACGCTACTGGCAGCCCGACCGTTATCGCCGCAGCGCCGCCCTGTTCGACAAGGCGCGCAGCATCATTCCCGGCGGCGTCAACAGCACGGCGCGCACCATCTGGGCCGGATGGGACCCGCATCCGCTGCTTATCAGTCATGGTACCGGATCGCGTGTCACAGACGTCGATGGCAATGAGTATATCGATTATCTGCTGGGTCTTGGCCCCATGCTGCTGGGCCACCGCCCACCGGCGGTAACCCACGCAGTGGTCGATCAGATCGAACGCTGCGGCACCGTCTTCGCCCTGCCCGCCGCCGCAGAAACAATCTTGGCCGAAAAAATCCGCGCCGCCGTGCCCAGCCTGGAACGCGTCCGCCTGTGCAATACAGCCACCGAGGCCGTGCTCTACAGCATCCGTCTGGCCCGCGCCTTCACCGGTCGTTCCAAGATCATCCGGTTCGAGGGCATGTATCATGGCTTTTCCGACGGCATTTATTGGAGCAAGCATCCCCTGGGCGTTATCATCACTACATTAAGCACCGGCATCCAGCATACGTCCTGA
- a CDS encoding alpha/beta hydrolase yields the protein MGGTPVEMKPLARKARDAGATVPCCQLAGHCGTATELAGTPRQDWFASVEAGLLRLEQSFDTIVVGLSMGALLAARLAAGRPARVHGLIMLAPTLRYDGWSIPW from the coding sequence TTGGGCGGCACACCGGTGGAGATGAAGCCGCTGGCCCGCAAGGCGCGCGACGCCGGTGCAACTGTGCCGTGCTGTCAGTTGGCAGGCCACTGCGGCACGGCGACCGAACTTGCCGGCACACCCAGGCAGGATTGGTTCGCCAGCGTGGAAGCGGGTCTTCTGCGGTTGGAGCAGAGCTTTGACACCATCGTCGTCGGGCTTTCCATGGGGGCTCTGCTGGCCGCGCGTCTGGCGGCGGGGCGGCCCGCCCGTGTGCATGGGCTGATCATGCTGGCCCCGACCCTGCGCTATGATGGCTGGTCCATCCCCTGGTAA
- a CDS encoding aldehyde dehydrogenase family protein has protein sequence MPVINPATQKEIGLVTSGHADDVDLAVAEARAAFPLFSVSPVAERAALLGSILALMEERAEELAQAISTEMGAAISLSRASQVPFGIAHVRAAIEVLGTYDFIRRQGTTAIIKEAIGVCGLITPWNWPLYQVTAKVAPAIAAGCTIVLKPSEMSPLSADLFARIMHDAGTPPGVFNLVHGTGPQVGAPLAAHPDVDMISITGSTRAGILVAQAAAPTVKRVTQELGGKSPNILLDDADFERVVPLGVASAFRNVGQSCSAPTRMLVPASRLAQVEKLAAKAAAAMTVGDPMQEGTVLGPVSTPAQFDKVQAMIAIGLAEGAKLICGGAGRPEGLEQGFFVRPTIFSHVRSNMRIAQEEIFGPVLCLIPYADEEEAVSIANDTVYGLGAHIQSADLERARRVASRIRAGQVHINHPAWDAHAAFGGYKQSGNGREYGVFGMEEYLETKAVLGYFPQ, from the coding sequence ATGCCGGTCATCAATCCGGCAACGCAGAAGGAGATCGGTCTGGTCACGTCCGGTCACGCCGATGACGTCGACCTTGCCGTCGCCGAAGCGCGTGCCGCCTTTCCCTTATTCTCCGTCAGTCCGGTGGCAGAGCGTGCGGCACTGCTAGGCAGCATCCTGGCGCTTATGGAGGAGCGGGCGGAGGAGCTGGCACAGGCGATCAGCACCGAAATGGGGGCGGCGATCAGCTTATCACGGGCCTCGCAGGTTCCGTTTGGCATCGCGCATGTGCGTGCCGCCATTGAGGTGCTGGGCACCTATGATTTCATCCGCCGGCAGGGAACGACGGCGATCATCAAGGAGGCCATTGGCGTCTGTGGACTGATCACGCCGTGGAACTGGCCCCTGTATCAGGTCACGGCCAAGGTGGCACCAGCCATTGCGGCGGGGTGCACGATCGTGCTGAAGCCCAGCGAGATGTCGCCGCTCAGCGCCGATCTGTTTGCCCGGATCATGCATGATGCCGGGACGCCGCCGGGCGTCTTCAACCTTGTCCATGGTACCGGACCACAGGTGGGTGCCCCGCTTGCCGCGCACCCGGATGTGGACATGATCTCCATCACGGGGTCGACCCGTGCCGGCATTCTGGTTGCACAGGCAGCAGCCCCCACAGTGAAGCGCGTTACCCAGGAGTTAGGCGGCAAGTCGCCCAATATCCTGTTGGATGATGCCGATTTCGAGCGTGTCGTGCCGTTGGGTGTGGCATCGGCCTTCCGCAATGTCGGACAGTCCTGCAGCGCCCCCACCCGCATGTTGGTTCCGGCCAGCCGGTTGGCGCAGGTTGAGAAACTGGCGGCGAAGGCCGCTGCTGCCATGACGGTGGGTGATCCAATGCAGGAGGGGACGGTGCTGGGCCCCGTCTCCACCCCGGCGCAGTTCGACAAGGTGCAGGCTATGATCGCCATCGGCCTGGCGGAAGGGGCAAAGCTTATCTGTGGCGGCGCGGGGCGACCGGAAGGGTTGGAGCAGGGCTTTTTCGTGCGGCCGACCATCTTCTCCCACGTGCGGTCGAACATGCGTATCGCACAGGAGGAGATATTCGGTCCGGTCCTCTGCCTGATCCCCTATGCCGACGAGGAAGAGGCGGTGAGTATCGCCAACGACACGGTCTACGGCCTGGGCGCGCATATCCAGTCCGCTGATCTGGAGCGTGCCCGGCGGGTCGCGTCGCGGATACGGGCCGGGCAGGTCCATATCAACCATCCGGCCTGGGATGCCCATGCCGCCTTCGGTGGCTACAAACAGTCCGGAAATGGCCGGGAATATGGGGTGTTCGGCATGGAGGAGTATCTGGAGACCAAGGCCGTACTGGGCTATTTCCCGCAATGA